In Nymphaea colorata isolate Beijing-Zhang1983 chromosome 5, ASM883128v2, whole genome shotgun sequence, one genomic interval encodes:
- the LOC116255178 gene encoding mediator of RNA polymerase II transcription subunit 33A-like isoform X2 translates to MNDEAQQRRCLMAELVKSSQEKKDAPLNWAVEVSKLLQQTGGGFPSLELGDALVSHLCWDNNTPLVWKFIDQAMNSHLVSSLHILALLSSRMISQRWNQPEAYRLYLELLSRHAFSHTAKDVAHCKEKMLKSVDESLHLSSTFGLHIVDLGQATVLFLFHVITNLVNCSLEDWGLHSAHIDKQGSMYMDVDIQEKLDDGSHEHRNHLRKTNAFTALEVVEKLVENKKATIIFRLVHWNMPEKFNELLQRLDIAESHKLTSSASQQLSRINTSIKKILAQEHQLNRCQAIGVLIDVGSCGYKSCHSFGVGRGACWIAFDIYMENVMDGKKLHATSAIDVLAELIRTLKVMNYASWQETFQALWISALRLVQREREPLEGPVPHLDARLCILLSITPLAIARVVGQGTESNMHVNDDSRSSLGSPHQHGIIGMERDTDSSIRHGLVSALQILGQFSALLSPPPSVVIAANNAAAKASNFITNLKGGNDNFSSVKHVDTSIRPVGNMRHLIVEACIARKLIDTSSYFWPGYVSMSPNASKDSMATQGSPWLNFMEGAPLTIPLRQALSSTPASSVSELEKLYHIALNGVEDEKYAAAKILCGASLIRGWNIQEHTVQIIVKLLSPPEPPNFSGSGSHLVAYSSVLSAVLFGLSSIDTVHILSLYGMLPEVAASLLPICEVFGSLVPSSHYKLSSGDETSSYAIFSCAFLFLLRLWKFYRPPHEHYAMGHGSPLVSEMTLEYLLLLHHSRLTSCTSRGNTFVSKQNSSGLARPIYVDLFPKLKSWYCQNQACIASTLSGLSNRNPVHQVANKILNMIFRKMNKSGTSTSVPGTPSSGSLSSSSGNTSDDVNQRPVIPAWDMLEAIPLVLDAILTACAHGRLSSRDMTTGLKDLIDFLPASLATIISYFSAEITRGIWKPVLMNGTDWPSPAANLPSIEAEMKEILAPTGVNVPSPYTDGTIQAMLPLPMAALVSLTITFKLDKSLEFVHGVAGSAMDSAASGCPWPSMHIVGALWAQKVRRWHDFIVFSCCRSIFGQDKEAVTQLLRSCFSAFLGSSCQSKLTAFGGVSALLGNCIGAQAVDSGRAVAPGFFYLRTCTAIHDKVFLSEMARRLKCSRVSLAAAAAKVKEIATLGASLLCVSGGGHLVKVLYQETLPTWLLSANEKKTKSIGPVSSILEGYVMAYLVILSGSFIWGVGIAKSLCPKMSQAFGRHVDFLGDAIEGKISLGCDIATWKAYVSCFVGLVVTLVPTWVAEVKPNTLKKLAIGLRGWHESELALSLLERGGPATMGCAANLFM, encoded by the exons GATGTTAAAATCTGTCGATGAGAGCCTGCACCTGTCCAGCACATTTGGTCTTCATATCGTGGATCTTGGACAAGCAACCGTTCTGTTTCTTTTCCATGTTATTACTAACTTGGTCAATTGCTCATTGGAGGATTGGGGATTGCATTCAGCACATATCGACAAACAGGGCAGCATGTATATGGATGTTGACATCCAAGAAAAGCTGGATGATGGAAGCCATGAACACCGTAATCATCTACGGAAAACTAATGCTTTTACTGCGTTGGAGGTGGTCGAAAAGCTAGTGGAGAATAAGAAAGCCACAATTATCTTCCGTCTTGTGCATTGGAACAT GCCCGAGAAATTTAATGAACTGCTGCAGAGGTTAGATATTGCTGAATCTCATAAGTTAACTTCATCAGCAAGCCAGCAACTTTCAAGAATAAATACAAgcataaagaaaattttggctcAGGAGCATCAATTAAACAGGTGCCAGGCCATTGGTGTATTGATAGATGTTGGCTCCTGCGGTTACAAGTCTTGCCACAGCTTTGGAGTCGGTCGTGGTGCATGCTGGATTGCTTTTGACATTTATATGGAAAATGTGATGGATGGGAAAAAACTTCACGCTACATCAGCGATTGATGTACTTGCAG AACTTATTCGAACGCTGAAAGTGATGAATTATGCTAGCTGGCAAGAGACCTTTCAAGCACTCTGGATCTCAGCTCTTCGTCTAGTGCAGCGA GAGCGTGAACCTCTTGAAGGACCAGTGCCACATCTTGATGCAAGACTGTGTATTCTGCTGTCCATCACACCTCTTGCCATTGCACGTGTTGTTGGACAAGGAACAGAATCAAATATGCATGTCAATGATGATTCAAGGAGTAGTTTGGGGTCTCCGCATCAGCATGGCATCATTGGCATGGAAAGGGACACAGACAGTTCAATTAGACATGGTCTAGTTTCTGCTCTTCAGATACTAGGACAATTCTCAGCACTTCTGTCCCCTCCTCCGTCTGTGGTCATTGCTGCTAATAATGCTGCCGCAAAAGCTTCGAACTTTATTACCAATTTGAAGGGTGGGAATGACAACTTTAGTAGCGTTAAGCATGTCGATACTTCTATTAGGCCAG TTGGGAATATGCGGCACCTCATAGTTGAAGCATGTATTGCACGAAAGCTCATTGATACATCTTCCTACTTTTGGCCTGGTTATGTGAGTATGTCACCAAATGCTTCAAAAGACTCGATGGCAACACAAGGATCTCCTTGGTTAAACTTCATGGAAGGGGCTCCATTGACCATTCCACTTAGACAGGCACTCAGCTCAACTCCTGCTTCAAG TGTATCAGAGCTTGAAAAACTGTATCATATTGCTTTGAATGGAGTAGAAGATGAGAAATATGCTGCAGCTAAAATTTTATGTGGTGCATCTTTGATACGTGGATGGAATATCCAG GAACACACTGTACAAATCATTGTGAAACTTTTGTCACCTCCTGAACCACCAAACTTTTCTGGATCTGGCAGCCACTTGGTTGCTTATTCTTCTGTGCTTAGTGCTGTTCTTTTTGGATTGTCATCTATAGATACAGTTCATATTCTTTCATTATATGGCATG TTACCAGAAGTTGCTGCTTCTTTATTGCCAATCTGTGAAGTGTTTGGTTCTCTGGTGCCCTCTTCACATTATAAGTTAAGTAGTGGAGATGAAACATCATCATATGCCATTTTCTCGTGTGCGTTTCTTTTTCTACTTCGTTTGTGGAAGTTCTATAGGCCTCCTCACGAACACTATGCAATGGGGCATGGTTCTCCCCTTGTTTCAGAAATGACTTTGGAATACTTGTTGTTGTTACACCATAGTCGTCTCACTTCATGCACATCTAGAGGTAATACATTTGTGAGTAAACAGAATTCATCAGGTTTGGCTCGACCAATTTACGTTGACTTGTTTCCCAAGCTAAAATCTTGGTACTGCCAGAATCAGGCCTGCATAGCTTCCACACTTTCTGGACTCTCTAATAGAAACCCAGTTCATCAGGTTGCTAACAAGATTCTGAATATGATTTTtcgaaaaatgaacaaaagtgGAACATCAACTTCTGTTCCCGGCACTCCTTCAAGCGGGAGCCTGAGTAGCTCATCAGGGAATACGAGTGATGATGTCAACCAGAGACCCGTGATTCCTGCTTGGGACATGCTAGAAGccattcctcttgttcttgatGCCATTTTAACTGCATGTGCTCATGGAAGGCTTTCTTCTCGAGACATGACAACAG gcctGAAGGACCTTATCGACTTTCTCCCTGCTAGTCTGGCCACCATAATCAGCTATTTTTCTGCAGAAATAACTCGTGGTATCTGGAAGCCTGTTTTGATGAATGGAACAGATTGGCCTAGTCCTGCAGCAAACCTTCCTTCTATTGAGGctgaaatgaaggagattctTGCTCCAACTGGTGTCAACGTCCCCAGCCCTTACACAG ATGGGACCATACAAGCTATGCTTCCATTACCCATGGCAGCTCTGGTCAGTTTGACGATAACATTTAAGCTTGACAAAAGTTTGGAATTTGTCCATGGTGTGGCTGGATCTGCTATGGACAGTGCTGCCTCTGGATGTCCTTGGCCTAGCATGCATATAGTTGGAGCACTATGGGCACAAAAGGTTCGTCGTTGGCATGACTTTATTGTCTTCTCTTGTTGCCGTTCTATTTTTGGGCAGGATAAAGAGGCTGTCACTCAGCTTTTAAGGAGCTGCTTTTCAGCTTTCCTTGGATCCAGTTGCCAATCGAAACTAACTGCCTTTGGAGGTGTCAGTGCATTGCTTGGTAACTGTATTGGTGCACAAGCTGTTGATTCTGGCCGAGCAGTGGCTCCAGGTTTCTTTTATCTCCGGACTTGCACGGCCATCCATGATAAAGTGTTTCTGTCTGAG ATGGCCAGGAGGCTTAAGTGCAGTAGGGTGTCTCTGGCAGCTGCAGCAGCAAAAGTTAAAGAAATAGCAACGCTTGGTGCAAGCCTATTGTGCGTTTCTGGAGGAGGCCATCTCGTGAAAGTATTGTATCAGGAAACTTTGCCTACATGGCTGCTGTCTGCCAATGAGAAGAAAACCAAGAGCATTGGTCCAGTTTCTTCAATTTTGGAAGGATATGTAATGGCATACTTGGTAATCCTATCTGGTTCATTCATTTGGGGGGTAGGGATTGCAAAGTCTCTCTGTCCAAAGATGTCTCAGGCATTTGGGCGACATGTGGACTTCCTGGGGGATGCAATTGAAGGCAAAATCTCGCTGGGCTGTGATATTGCTACATGGAAGGCTTATGTATCGTGCTTTGTTGGCTTGGTGGTTACCTTAGTGCCAACTTGGGTAGCTGAAGTTAAACCGAACACACTCAAGAAACTGGCCATTGGGTTGAGGGGGTGGCATGAATCTGAGCTAGCACTCTCACTGCTTGAAAGAGGGGGACCTGCGACCATGGGATGTGCAGCAAACCTATTTATGTAA
- the LOC116255178 gene encoding mediator of RNA polymerase II transcription subunit 33A-like isoform X1, whose amino-acid sequence MNDEAQQRRCLMAELVKSSQEKKDAPLNWAVEVSKLLQQTGGGFPSLELGDALVSHLCWDNNTPLVWKFIDQAMNSHLVSSLHILALLSSRMISQRWNQPEAYRLYLELLSRHAFSHTAKDVAHCKEKMLKSVDESLHLSSTFGLHIVDLGQATVLFLFHVITNLVNCSLEDWGLHSAHIDKQGSMYMDVDIQEKLDDGSHEHRNHLRKTNAFTALEVVEKLVENKKATIIFRLVHWNMPEKFNELLQRLDIAESHKLTSSASQQLSRINTSIKKILAQEHQLNRCQAIGVLIDVGSCGYKSCHSFGVGRGACWIAFDIYMENVMDGKKLHATSAIDVLAELIRTLKVMNYASWQETFQALWISALRLVQREREPLEGPVPHLDARLCILLSITPLAIARVVGQGTESNMHVNDDSRSSLGSPHQHGIIGMERDTDSSIRHGLVSALQILGQFSALLSPPPSVVIAANNAAAKASNFITNLKGGNDNFSSVKHVDTSIRPVGNMRHLIVEACIARKLIDTSSYFWPGYVSMSPNASKDSMATQGSPWLNFMEGAPLTIPLRQALSSTPASSVSELEKLYHIALNGVEDEKYAAAKILCGASLIRGWNIQEHTVQIIVKLLSPPEPPNFSGSGSHLVAYSSVLSAVLFGLSSIDTVHILSLYGMLPEVAASLLPICEVFGSLVPSSHYKLSSGDETSSYAIFSCAFLFLLRLWKFYRPPHEHYAMGHGSPLVSEMTLEYLLLLHHSRLTSCTSRGNTFVSKQNSSGLARPIYVDLFPKLKSWYCQNQACIASTLSGLSNRNPVHQVANKILNMIFRKMNKSGTSTSVPGTPSSGSLSSSSGNTSDDVNQRPVIPAWDMLEAIPLVLDAILTACAHGRLSSRDMTTGLKDLIDFLPASLATIISYFSAEITRGIWKPVLMNGTDWPSPAANLPSIEAEMKEILAPTGVNVPSPYTDGTIQAMLPLPMAALVSLTITFKLDKSLEFVHGVAGSAMDSAASGCPWPSMHIVGALWAQKVRRWHDFIVFSCCRSIFGQDKEAVTQLLRSCFSAFLGSSCQSKLTAFGGVSALLGNCIGAQAVDSGRAVAPGFFYLRTCTAIHDKVFLSEVILRLVIEFSRELAVGWTITSSSCTQMARRLKCSRVSLAAAAAKVKEIATLGASLLCVSGGGHLVKVLYQETLPTWLLSANEKKTKSIGPVSSILEGYVMAYLVILSGSFIWGVGIAKSLCPKMSQAFGRHVDFLGDAIEGKISLGCDIATWKAYVSCFVGLVVTLVPTWVAEVKPNTLKKLAIGLRGWHESELALSLLERGGPATMGCAANLFM is encoded by the exons GATGTTAAAATCTGTCGATGAGAGCCTGCACCTGTCCAGCACATTTGGTCTTCATATCGTGGATCTTGGACAAGCAACCGTTCTGTTTCTTTTCCATGTTATTACTAACTTGGTCAATTGCTCATTGGAGGATTGGGGATTGCATTCAGCACATATCGACAAACAGGGCAGCATGTATATGGATGTTGACATCCAAGAAAAGCTGGATGATGGAAGCCATGAACACCGTAATCATCTACGGAAAACTAATGCTTTTACTGCGTTGGAGGTGGTCGAAAAGCTAGTGGAGAATAAGAAAGCCACAATTATCTTCCGTCTTGTGCATTGGAACAT GCCCGAGAAATTTAATGAACTGCTGCAGAGGTTAGATATTGCTGAATCTCATAAGTTAACTTCATCAGCAAGCCAGCAACTTTCAAGAATAAATACAAgcataaagaaaattttggctcAGGAGCATCAATTAAACAGGTGCCAGGCCATTGGTGTATTGATAGATGTTGGCTCCTGCGGTTACAAGTCTTGCCACAGCTTTGGAGTCGGTCGTGGTGCATGCTGGATTGCTTTTGACATTTATATGGAAAATGTGATGGATGGGAAAAAACTTCACGCTACATCAGCGATTGATGTACTTGCAG AACTTATTCGAACGCTGAAAGTGATGAATTATGCTAGCTGGCAAGAGACCTTTCAAGCACTCTGGATCTCAGCTCTTCGTCTAGTGCAGCGA GAGCGTGAACCTCTTGAAGGACCAGTGCCACATCTTGATGCAAGACTGTGTATTCTGCTGTCCATCACACCTCTTGCCATTGCACGTGTTGTTGGACAAGGAACAGAATCAAATATGCATGTCAATGATGATTCAAGGAGTAGTTTGGGGTCTCCGCATCAGCATGGCATCATTGGCATGGAAAGGGACACAGACAGTTCAATTAGACATGGTCTAGTTTCTGCTCTTCAGATACTAGGACAATTCTCAGCACTTCTGTCCCCTCCTCCGTCTGTGGTCATTGCTGCTAATAATGCTGCCGCAAAAGCTTCGAACTTTATTACCAATTTGAAGGGTGGGAATGACAACTTTAGTAGCGTTAAGCATGTCGATACTTCTATTAGGCCAG TTGGGAATATGCGGCACCTCATAGTTGAAGCATGTATTGCACGAAAGCTCATTGATACATCTTCCTACTTTTGGCCTGGTTATGTGAGTATGTCACCAAATGCTTCAAAAGACTCGATGGCAACACAAGGATCTCCTTGGTTAAACTTCATGGAAGGGGCTCCATTGACCATTCCACTTAGACAGGCACTCAGCTCAACTCCTGCTTCAAG TGTATCAGAGCTTGAAAAACTGTATCATATTGCTTTGAATGGAGTAGAAGATGAGAAATATGCTGCAGCTAAAATTTTATGTGGTGCATCTTTGATACGTGGATGGAATATCCAG GAACACACTGTACAAATCATTGTGAAACTTTTGTCACCTCCTGAACCACCAAACTTTTCTGGATCTGGCAGCCACTTGGTTGCTTATTCTTCTGTGCTTAGTGCTGTTCTTTTTGGATTGTCATCTATAGATACAGTTCATATTCTTTCATTATATGGCATG TTACCAGAAGTTGCTGCTTCTTTATTGCCAATCTGTGAAGTGTTTGGTTCTCTGGTGCCCTCTTCACATTATAAGTTAAGTAGTGGAGATGAAACATCATCATATGCCATTTTCTCGTGTGCGTTTCTTTTTCTACTTCGTTTGTGGAAGTTCTATAGGCCTCCTCACGAACACTATGCAATGGGGCATGGTTCTCCCCTTGTTTCAGAAATGACTTTGGAATACTTGTTGTTGTTACACCATAGTCGTCTCACTTCATGCACATCTAGAGGTAATACATTTGTGAGTAAACAGAATTCATCAGGTTTGGCTCGACCAATTTACGTTGACTTGTTTCCCAAGCTAAAATCTTGGTACTGCCAGAATCAGGCCTGCATAGCTTCCACACTTTCTGGACTCTCTAATAGAAACCCAGTTCATCAGGTTGCTAACAAGATTCTGAATATGATTTTtcgaaaaatgaacaaaagtgGAACATCAACTTCTGTTCCCGGCACTCCTTCAAGCGGGAGCCTGAGTAGCTCATCAGGGAATACGAGTGATGATGTCAACCAGAGACCCGTGATTCCTGCTTGGGACATGCTAGAAGccattcctcttgttcttgatGCCATTTTAACTGCATGTGCTCATGGAAGGCTTTCTTCTCGAGACATGACAACAG gcctGAAGGACCTTATCGACTTTCTCCCTGCTAGTCTGGCCACCATAATCAGCTATTTTTCTGCAGAAATAACTCGTGGTATCTGGAAGCCTGTTTTGATGAATGGAACAGATTGGCCTAGTCCTGCAGCAAACCTTCCTTCTATTGAGGctgaaatgaaggagattctTGCTCCAACTGGTGTCAACGTCCCCAGCCCTTACACAG ATGGGACCATACAAGCTATGCTTCCATTACCCATGGCAGCTCTGGTCAGTTTGACGATAACATTTAAGCTTGACAAAAGTTTGGAATTTGTCCATGGTGTGGCTGGATCTGCTATGGACAGTGCTGCCTCTGGATGTCCTTGGCCTAGCATGCATATAGTTGGAGCACTATGGGCACAAAAGGTTCGTCGTTGGCATGACTTTATTGTCTTCTCTTGTTGCCGTTCTATTTTTGGGCAGGATAAAGAGGCTGTCACTCAGCTTTTAAGGAGCTGCTTTTCAGCTTTCCTTGGATCCAGTTGCCAATCGAAACTAACTGCCTTTGGAGGTGTCAGTGCATTGCTTGGTAACTGTATTGGTGCACAAGCTGTTGATTCTGGCCGAGCAGTGGCTCCAGGTTTCTTTTATCTCCGGACTTGCACGGCCATCCATGATAAAGTGTTTCTGTCTGAGGTAATACTCAGGCTAGTGATTGAATTCTCCCGCGAGTTGGCTGTTGGATGGACCATAACGAGCAGTTCATGTACCCAGATGGCCAGGAGGCTTAAGTGCAGTAGGGTGTCTCTGGCAGCTGCAGCAGCAAAAGTTAAAGAAATAGCAACGCTTGGTGCAAGCCTATTGTGCGTTTCTGGAGGAGGCCATCTCGTGAAAGTATTGTATCAGGAAACTTTGCCTACATGGCTGCTGTCTGCCAATGAGAAGAAAACCAAGAGCATTGGTCCAGTTTCTTCAATTTTGGAAGGATATGTAATGGCATACTTGGTAATCCTATCTGGTTCATTCATTTGGGGGGTAGGGATTGCAAAGTCTCTCTGTCCAAAGATGTCTCAGGCATTTGGGCGACATGTGGACTTCCTGGGGGATGCAATTGAAGGCAAAATCTCGCTGGGCTGTGATATTGCTACATGGAAGGCTTATGTATCGTGCTTTGTTGGCTTGGTGGTTACCTTAGTGCCAACTTGGGTAGCTGAAGTTAAACCGAACACACTCAAGAAACTGGCCATTGGGTTGAGGGGGTGGCATGAATCTGAGCTAGCACTCTCACTGCTTGAAAGAGGGGGACCTGCGACCATGGGATGTGCAGCAAACCTATTTATGTAA
- the LOC116255178 gene encoding mediator of RNA polymerase II transcription subunit 33A-like isoform X4: MNTSKVHTETYLYLIDNNRPEKFNELLQRLDIAESHKLTSSASQQLSRINTSIKKILAQEHQLNRCQAIGVLIDVGSCGYKSCHSFGVGRGACWIAFDIYMENVMDGKKLHATSAIDVLAELIRTLKVMNYASWQETFQALWISALRLVQREREPLEGPVPHLDARLCILLSITPLAIARVVGQGTESNMHVNDDSRSSLGSPHQHGIIGMERDTDSSIRHGLVSALQILGQFSALLSPPPSVVIAANNAAAKASNFITNLKGGNDNFSSVKHVDTSIRPVGNMRHLIVEACIARKLIDTSSYFWPGYVSMSPNASKDSMATQGSPWLNFMEGAPLTIPLRQALSSTPASSVSELEKLYHIALNGVEDEKYAAAKILCGASLIRGWNIQEHTVQIIVKLLSPPEPPNFSGSGSHLVAYSSVLSAVLFGLSSIDTVHILSLYGMLPEVAASLLPICEVFGSLVPSSHYKLSSGDETSSYAIFSCAFLFLLRLWKFYRPPHEHYAMGHGSPLVSEMTLEYLLLLHHSRLTSCTSRGNTFVSKQNSSGLARPIYVDLFPKLKSWYCQNQACIASTLSGLSNRNPVHQVANKILNMIFRKMNKSGTSTSVPGTPSSGSLSSSSGNTSDDVNQRPVIPAWDMLEAIPLVLDAILTACAHGRLSSRDMTTGLKDLIDFLPASLATIISYFSAEITRGIWKPVLMNGTDWPSPAANLPSIEAEMKEILAPTGVNVPSPYTDGTIQAMLPLPMAALVSLTITFKLDKSLEFVHGVAGSAMDSAASGCPWPSMHIVGALWAQKVRRWHDFIVFSCCRSIFGQDKEAVTQLLRSCFSAFLGSSCQSKLTAFGGVSALLGNCIGAQAVDSGRAVAPGFFYLRTCTAIHDKVFLSEVILRLVIEFSRELAVGWTITSSSCTQMARRLKCSRVSLAAAAAKVKEIATLGASLLCVSGGGHLVKVLYQETLPTWLLSANEKKTKSIGPVSSILEGYVMAYLVILSGSFIWGVGIAKSLCPKMSQAFGRHVDFLGDAIEGKISLGCDIATWKAYVSCFVGLVVTLVPTWVAEVKPNTLKKLAIGLRGWHESELALSLLERGGPATMGCAANLFM; encoded by the exons ATGAATACGAGCAAAGTGCACACGGAAACATACTTATACTTGATTGATAATAATCG GCCCGAGAAATTTAATGAACTGCTGCAGAGGTTAGATATTGCTGAATCTCATAAGTTAACTTCATCAGCAAGCCAGCAACTTTCAAGAATAAATACAAgcataaagaaaattttggctcAGGAGCATCAATTAAACAGGTGCCAGGCCATTGGTGTATTGATAGATGTTGGCTCCTGCGGTTACAAGTCTTGCCACAGCTTTGGAGTCGGTCGTGGTGCATGCTGGATTGCTTTTGACATTTATATGGAAAATGTGATGGATGGGAAAAAACTTCACGCTACATCAGCGATTGATGTACTTGCAG AACTTATTCGAACGCTGAAAGTGATGAATTATGCTAGCTGGCAAGAGACCTTTCAAGCACTCTGGATCTCAGCTCTTCGTCTAGTGCAGCGA GAGCGTGAACCTCTTGAAGGACCAGTGCCACATCTTGATGCAAGACTGTGTATTCTGCTGTCCATCACACCTCTTGCCATTGCACGTGTTGTTGGACAAGGAACAGAATCAAATATGCATGTCAATGATGATTCAAGGAGTAGTTTGGGGTCTCCGCATCAGCATGGCATCATTGGCATGGAAAGGGACACAGACAGTTCAATTAGACATGGTCTAGTTTCTGCTCTTCAGATACTAGGACAATTCTCAGCACTTCTGTCCCCTCCTCCGTCTGTGGTCATTGCTGCTAATAATGCTGCCGCAAAAGCTTCGAACTTTATTACCAATTTGAAGGGTGGGAATGACAACTTTAGTAGCGTTAAGCATGTCGATACTTCTATTAGGCCAG TTGGGAATATGCGGCACCTCATAGTTGAAGCATGTATTGCACGAAAGCTCATTGATACATCTTCCTACTTTTGGCCTGGTTATGTGAGTATGTCACCAAATGCTTCAAAAGACTCGATGGCAACACAAGGATCTCCTTGGTTAAACTTCATGGAAGGGGCTCCATTGACCATTCCACTTAGACAGGCACTCAGCTCAACTCCTGCTTCAAG TGTATCAGAGCTTGAAAAACTGTATCATATTGCTTTGAATGGAGTAGAAGATGAGAAATATGCTGCAGCTAAAATTTTATGTGGTGCATCTTTGATACGTGGATGGAATATCCAG GAACACACTGTACAAATCATTGTGAAACTTTTGTCACCTCCTGAACCACCAAACTTTTCTGGATCTGGCAGCCACTTGGTTGCTTATTCTTCTGTGCTTAGTGCTGTTCTTTTTGGATTGTCATCTATAGATACAGTTCATATTCTTTCATTATATGGCATG TTACCAGAAGTTGCTGCTTCTTTATTGCCAATCTGTGAAGTGTTTGGTTCTCTGGTGCCCTCTTCACATTATAAGTTAAGTAGTGGAGATGAAACATCATCATATGCCATTTTCTCGTGTGCGTTTCTTTTTCTACTTCGTTTGTGGAAGTTCTATAGGCCTCCTCACGAACACTATGCAATGGGGCATGGTTCTCCCCTTGTTTCAGAAATGACTTTGGAATACTTGTTGTTGTTACACCATAGTCGTCTCACTTCATGCACATCTAGAGGTAATACATTTGTGAGTAAACAGAATTCATCAGGTTTGGCTCGACCAATTTACGTTGACTTGTTTCCCAAGCTAAAATCTTGGTACTGCCAGAATCAGGCCTGCATAGCTTCCACACTTTCTGGACTCTCTAATAGAAACCCAGTTCATCAGGTTGCTAACAAGATTCTGAATATGATTTTtcgaaaaatgaacaaaagtgGAACATCAACTTCTGTTCCCGGCACTCCTTCAAGCGGGAGCCTGAGTAGCTCATCAGGGAATACGAGTGATGATGTCAACCAGAGACCCGTGATTCCTGCTTGGGACATGCTAGAAGccattcctcttgttcttgatGCCATTTTAACTGCATGTGCTCATGGAAGGCTTTCTTCTCGAGACATGACAACAG gcctGAAGGACCTTATCGACTTTCTCCCTGCTAGTCTGGCCACCATAATCAGCTATTTTTCTGCAGAAATAACTCGTGGTATCTGGAAGCCTGTTTTGATGAATGGAACAGATTGGCCTAGTCCTGCAGCAAACCTTCCTTCTATTGAGGctgaaatgaaggagattctTGCTCCAACTGGTGTCAACGTCCCCAGCCCTTACACAG ATGGGACCATACAAGCTATGCTTCCATTACCCATGGCAGCTCTGGTCAGTTTGACGATAACATTTAAGCTTGACAAAAGTTTGGAATTTGTCCATGGTGTGGCTGGATCTGCTATGGACAGTGCTGCCTCTGGATGTCCTTGGCCTAGCATGCATATAGTTGGAGCACTATGGGCACAAAAGGTTCGTCGTTGGCATGACTTTATTGTCTTCTCTTGTTGCCGTTCTATTTTTGGGCAGGATAAAGAGGCTGTCACTCAGCTTTTAAGGAGCTGCTTTTCAGCTTTCCTTGGATCCAGTTGCCAATCGAAACTAACTGCCTTTGGAGGTGTCAGTGCATTGCTTGGTAACTGTATTGGTGCACAAGCTGTTGATTCTGGCCGAGCAGTGGCTCCAGGTTTCTTTTATCTCCGGACTTGCACGGCCATCCATGATAAAGTGTTTCTGTCTGAGGTAATACTCAGGCTAGTGATTGAATTCTCCCGCGAGTTGGCTGTTGGATGGACCATAACGAGCAGTTCATGTACCCAGATGGCCAGGAGGCTTAAGTGCAGTAGGGTGTCTCTGGCAGCTGCAGCAGCAAAAGTTAAAGAAATAGCAACGCTTGGTGCAAGCCTATTGTGCGTTTCTGGAGGAGGCCATCTCGTGAAAGTATTGTATCAGGAAACTTTGCCTACATGGCTGCTGTCTGCCAATGAGAAGAAAACCAAGAGCATTGGTCCAGTTTCTTCAATTTTGGAAGGATATGTAATGGCATACTTGGTAATCCTATCTGGTTCATTCATTTGGGGGGTAGGGATTGCAAAGTCTCTCTGTCCAAAGATGTCTCAGGCATTTGGGCGACATGTGGACTTCCTGGGGGATGCAATTGAAGGCAAAATCTCGCTGGGCTGTGATATTGCTACATGGAAGGCTTATGTATCGTGCTTTGTTGGCTTGGTGGTTACCTTAGTGCCAACTTGGGTAGCTGAAGTTAAACCGAACACACTCAAGAAACTGGCCATTGGGTTGAGGGGGTGGCATGAATCTGAGCTAGCACTCTCACTGCTTGAAAGAGGGGGACCTGCGACCATGGGATGTGCAGCAAACCTATTTATGTAA